In a single window of the Candidatus Eisenbacteria bacterium genome:
- a CDS encoding acetyl-CoA synthase subunit gamma, whose product MKVRWNIGRMNYAVPPGLYAAGHPTTESPVLVTANYKLTFDSLRKDLGRLDAWILVLDTKGINVWCAAGKGTFGTGELIHRVQQTRLAEIVSHRELILPQLGAPGVAAHEIKKGSGFRVIYGPVLAGDIRRFLENGKKATPGMRRVRFDLPARLAVVPVELVQWCGYTMMAMVLFLLLAGIHRSGYDPALLPGRGLRAALLIFIAYLAGGVVTPMLLPWIPGRAFFIKGALIGLALVAIFWGTGLLSLRSPGDRLEAVAWLMLTPAITAFMAMNYTGASTYTSLSGVKREMHFAVPAQIAGAVIGLVFWIARLFFV is encoded by the coding sequence ATGAAGGTGCGCTGGAATATCGGCCGGATGAATTACGCCGTTCCCCCGGGCCTCTACGCCGCCGGTCATCCCACAACCGAGTCCCCGGTTCTCGTCACCGCCAATTATAAATTGACTTTTGACTCGCTCCGAAAGGACCTGGGCCGGTTGGATGCCTGGATCTTGGTCCTCGACACAAAAGGCATCAATGTCTGGTGCGCCGCCGGCAAAGGGACTTTCGGCACCGGTGAGTTGATCCATCGCGTGCAGCAGACCCGTCTAGCTGAGATCGTCTCCCATCGCGAACTGATCCTCCCGCAGCTGGGGGCGCCCGGCGTCGCCGCCCATGAGATCAAGAAAGGGTCCGGGTTTCGCGTCATCTATGGCCCGGTATTGGCGGGCGACATCCGCCGTTTTCTTGAGAATGGCAAGAAAGCCACACCCGGGATGCGCCGTGTCCGCTTCGACCTTCCCGCCCGCCTGGCCGTCGTGCCGGTAGAGCTTGTCCAATGGTGTGGTTATACAATGATGGCCATGGTTCTCTTTCTGCTGTTGGCGGGAATTCACCGGAGTGGATACGATCCGGCCCTCTTGCCGGGGCGCGGATTGAGAGCGGCGCTTCTAATCTTTATTGCCTATCTTGCCGGGGGCGTGGTGACGCCAATGCTGTTGCCGTGGATTCCCGGCCGCGCGTTCTTCATCAAGGGCGCCCTTATCGGCCTGGCCCTCGTTGCCATCTTCTGGGGCACGGGTCTGCTTTCCCTGAGGAGTCCCGGCGACCGGCTTGAGGCGGTTGCCTGGCTGATGTTGACGCCGGCGATCACGGCCTTCATGGCGATGAACTATACCGGGGCGTCAACCTATACATCACTGTCCGGGGTGAAGAGGGAGATGCATTTCGCGGTTCCCGCCCAAATCGCCGGTGCTGTTATAGGGCTGGTGTTTTGGATCGCGCGCCTGTTTTTTGTTTAG
- a CDS encoding M6 family metalloprotease domain-containing protein, which translates to MRPRITAEARHGIAAALAFAALLLLGFLTQSAQAVSLHPDIVQQLREEGRLAEHVESMILARARGVNQPLGSAAGWLRSGDAMAATERQALVILVDFDDNVADQGDYPQQHYWDLLFSEETYPAGSMRDYYIENSYGAFGVTGVVTVWIRMPESYDYYVDGQAGFGSYPHNAQKLAEDAVVAADPDVDFSQFDNDGPDGIPNSGDDDGIVDALFVVHAGPGRETTGSDNDIHSHAWSMPPQSVDGVTTSSYSMEPEDGERGVFGHEFGHVLGLPDLYDTDYSSSGIGSWGMMSGGSWGNGGRTPVHFCAWSKMKLGFLDPVIPETNLTDVEFPRVEDHAVAYIVWTNGLPDNEYFMIENRQQVLDDAYIDGAGLVIYHVDENVSGNQNEWHPLVMVEQADGLYNLQAGEGADDGDPYPGSSGNYEFSATSDPSSNDYNNAPTQITVLINTPSGDLMEADITVETLPNLLLTAWQLDDAAGGNGNGCLDPGESILIPTAISNVGTDILGVTGTLTEPGGQGVTIDQALSAYGDLPADASAEGTPDYALTLNAGAVIEAVTLNLNLTGSERHDQDLGFLIGVSDTLGFFSWGHEIVSANYSDQWHISTQRNHTPGGQYCWKFGGAGSGNYNDLADGALETQLINVGENTTLRFWHWIEAEDQGATEAWDGGVLEVSIEGGAYTEITPVGGYTHTIISNPASPFAPGRPCFSGHSAEWVEIEVDLSNLGAWVQLRWRFGSDGAATDGGWFIDDVAVEGATTAVPGIMAGARLWLSKPMPNPASGAASFAFNIPAAGVSYRLDLYDLSGRLVRSLARGTTPADGAQRSVLWNGLTDGGHPASAGLYFARLSVEGAGVWTRKLMVVH; encoded by the coding sequence ATGCGTCCCCGTATCACAGCTGAAGCACGCCATGGAATAGCCGCCGCCCTTGCCTTCGCCGCCCTGCTCCTGTTGGGGTTCTTGACGCAAAGCGCACAGGCGGTGTCCCTGCATCCCGATATTGTACAACAGCTGCGGGAAGAGGGGCGTTTGGCGGAACACGTCGAGAGCATGATCCTGGCCCGGGCGCGTGGCGTGAATCAACCTCTCGGTTCGGCGGCCGGATGGCTGCGGAGCGGCGACGCGATGGCGGCGACGGAACGCCAAGCCCTCGTCATCCTCGTCGATTTTGATGACAATGTCGCCGACCAGGGCGATTACCCGCAGCAGCATTACTGGGATCTGCTCTTCTCCGAGGAGACCTATCCGGCCGGATCGATGCGGGACTATTACATTGAAAACTCCTACGGCGCGTTCGGTGTGACCGGCGTCGTCACCGTCTGGATCCGGATGCCGGAATCATATGACTACTATGTCGACGGGCAGGCGGGCTTCGGCAGTTATCCGCACAACGCTCAAAAGCTCGCCGAGGATGCGGTCGTCGCGGCCGATCCCGATGTCGATTTCTCGCAGTTTGACAATGATGGACCCGATGGGATTCCCAATTCGGGCGATGATGACGGGATCGTCGACGCTCTCTTTGTCGTGCACGCCGGTCCGGGACGCGAGACAACGGGCAGCGACAATGATATTCACTCCCATGCCTGGTCGATGCCGCCCCAGAGCGTTGACGGCGTGACCACATCGAGTTATTCAATGGAACCTGAAGATGGGGAGCGCGGCGTCTTCGGCCACGAATTCGGCCATGTCCTCGGGCTGCCCGATCTCTATGACACCGATTACTCTTCGAGCGGCATCGGTTCGTGGGGGATGATGTCCGGCGGCAGCTGGGGGAACGGCGGCCGGACCCCGGTGCACTTCTGCGCCTGGTCGAAGATGAAACTCGGCTTCCTGGATCCGGTCATACCCGAAACAAATCTGACGGATGTCGAATTTCCGCGCGTCGAAGACCATGCCGTCGCTTATATTGTTTGGACCAACGGGCTGCCTGATAATGAGTATTTTATGATCGAGAATCGGCAGCAGGTTCTGGATGATGCGTATATCGACGGCGCAGGTCTTGTGATCTATCACGTCGACGAAAACGTCAGCGGCAACCAGAACGAATGGCATCCGCTGGTGATGGTTGAACAGGCCGACGGCTTATACAATTTGCAGGCGGGCGAGGGGGCGGATGACGGCGACCCCTATCCCGGCAGCAGCGGCAACTATGAATTCAGCGCGACGAGCGATCCCAGCTCAAATGATTACAATAATGCGCCCACGCAAATCACGGTTTTGATCAACACCCCTTCCGGCGACCTGATGGAAGCCGATATCACCGTTGAGACACTGCCGAATCTCCTCCTCACCGCGTGGCAGCTGGATGACGCCGCCGGCGGCAACGGCAACGGCTGTCTCGATCCAGGCGAAAGCATTTTGATCCCGACGGCGATTTCAAATGTGGGGACGGATATCCTAGGCGTTACCGGGACCCTAACCGAACCCGGCGGCCAAGGCGTAACGATCGATCAGGCCTTGTCAGCATACGGCGATCTGCCCGCCGATGCTTCCGCTGAAGGGACTCCCGATTACGCTTTAACATTAAATGCGGGCGCTGTAATTGAGGCGGTGACCCTCAATCTCAATCTCACCGGCAGCGAACGGCATGATCAGGACCTCGGATTTCTCATCGGCGTATCGGACACCCTGGGATTTTTCAGTTGGGGTCACGAAATCGTTTCGGCCAATTATTCGGATCAATGGCACATCTCTACACAGAGAAATCACACGCCCGGCGGTCAGTACTGCTGGAAATTCGGCGGGGCGGGATCCGGCAATTATAATGATCTCGCCGACGGCGCCCTTGAGACGCAGTTGATCAATGTCGGCGAGAACACGACGTTGCGTTTTTGGCACTGGATCGAAGCGGAGGATCAAGGCGCCACCGAAGCCTGGGACGGCGGTGTTCTCGAGGTATCGATCGAGGGCGGCGCTTATACGGAGATAACGCCGGTCGGCGGTTATACACACACCATCATTTCCAATCCGGCGAGCCCCTTCGCGCCGGGCCGGCCCTGTTTCTCGGGCCACAGTGCCGAGTGGGTTGAAATCGAGGTCGATCTTTCCAATCTCGGCGCCTGGGTGCAGCTGCGCTGGCGCTTCGGCTCCGACGGGGCCGCGACCGACGGCGGATGGTTTATCGATGACGTGGCGGTGGAAGGTGCGACAACCGCTGTTCCCGGCATCATGGCCGGCGCCAGGCTTTGGCTGTCAAAACCAATGCCCAATCCCGCATCGGGAGCCGCTTCTTTCGCATTTAACATTCCAGCAGCGGGGGTATCATATCGGTTGGATCTCTATGATCTTTCCGGCCGTCTTGTCAGGAGTCTCGCGCGGGGAACAACGCCGGCCGATGGCGCACAACGCTCGGTTTTATGGAACGGCCTCACCGACGGCGGCCATCCGGCTTCGGCCGGACTCTATTTCGCGCGGCTTTCGGTTGAGGGCGCGGGCGTCTGGACACGGAAGCTGATGGTTGTGCATTAG
- a CDS encoding rhomboid family intramembrane serine protease has protein sequence MAAHPELHYDGEMIGVRTPKGDIWIQEAEWPQWVRSGRISPETWVHAGEASGHRWRRAADLELFWSEMDSKRDSTGDEIIYPSDILDEGEETRFANDDAENRKAASGSRKRKDGLDSQSGGAVIEPLPLPAPPLPEFLRTIFPKSGFSATEGLVLLNLLVAGLLIFLWKGDYIAELMNLSQRWRIGVAEGKYYYLVATIFMHAGANHLLYNMASLLAASAAVEYTFGRLNTVPAYLVTGLGGAVFSLVQKQSVFLSVGASGAIFGLAGMMIIFLVRFYRRLSARQKWKTRRIYIPLMVLFILPSLFNGDAWGHLGGLGAGLILGWFLPGAGYIRRHLQWVALEREKHPEL, from the coding sequence TTGGCCGCGCATCCAGAACTGCACTACGATGGAGAGATGATTGGGGTTCGCACACCGAAAGGGGACATTTGGATCCAGGAAGCCGAGTGGCCCCAGTGGGTCCGTTCCGGCCGGATCTCGCCTGAAACGTGGGTTCATGCCGGCGAGGCCTCGGGCCATCGCTGGCGCCGCGCTGCCGACCTGGAGCTTTTCTGGAGTGAGATGGATTCGAAGCGGGATTCAACCGGCGACGAGATTATTTATCCGAGTGATATTTTGGATGAGGGCGAGGAAACACGCTTTGCGAACGACGATGCGGAGAATCGTAAAGCGGCGTCCGGCTCACGGAAACGCAAAGACGGATTGGATTCACAGAGCGGCGGCGCGGTCATCGAACCGCTTCCCCTTCCCGCGCCCCCCTTGCCCGAATTCCTCCGCACCATCTTTCCCAAATCGGGTTTTTCCGCGACGGAAGGATTGGTTCTGCTCAATCTCCTTGTCGCCGGTCTGCTGATATTCCTCTGGAAGGGGGATTATATCGCCGAGCTGATGAACCTCTCCCAGCGGTGGCGGATCGGGGTAGCTGAAGGGAAGTATTATTATCTCGTCGCGACGATCTTCATGCACGCCGGAGCGAATCATCTCTTATACAATATGGCCTCGCTGCTGGCGGCTTCGGCGGCGGTGGAATATACCTTCGGACGCTTGAATACAGTGCCCGCGTATCTGGTGACGGGACTGGGCGGGGCGGTCTTTTCACTTGTACAAAAACAAAGCGTTTTCCTCTCGGTCGGGGCGTCGGGCGCGATTTTCGGATTGGCCGGGATGATGATTATCTTTCTGGTCCGTTTCTATCGCCGCCTCAGCGCGCGGCAGAAATGGAAGACACGGCGGATCTATATCCCGCTGATGGTGCTCTTTATTCTGCCCTCATTGTTCAACGGCGATGCCTGGGGGCATCTTGGGGGTCTCGGCGCGGGACTCATTCTCGGGTGGTTTCTACCGGGGGCGGGTTATATCCGCCGCCATCTGCAGTGGGTGGCCCTCGAACGGGAGAAGCATCCCGAATTATAG
- a CDS encoding NAD-dependent epimerase/dehydratase family protein, whose amino-acid sequence MSGTISGRVLVTGGSGFLGINLIRHLLAKGMTDIRSLDLVEFDYPEKDRVEALKGDIRDTAMVAKATEGVQWVVHTAAALPLYSEQDIFTTDVDGTRNLLAAAEKNGVTRFVMISSTAVYGIPDHHPLVENDQMIGVGPYGRAKIAAEGECMKARTRGLCVPIIRPKSFIGPERLGVFALFYDWAFTGHGFPMIGNGKNRYQLLDVEDLCDAIWLTMKLDATAVNDTFNIGAKIFTTMREDYQAVLDAAGHGKKIRGFPAGPMIWTLRFLELLRLSPLYKWVYETASKDSFVSIEKAEKILGYQPRYSNKDALVRNYRWYVEHVDQFRNASGVSHRVPWSQGILRLAKGFF is encoded by the coding sequence ATGAGCGGAACGATTTCGGGCCGGGTGCTGGTGACGGGCGGCAGCGGATTTTTGGGGATCAACTTGATCCGCCATTTACTGGCGAAGGGAATGACCGACATCCGCTCCCTGGACTTGGTGGAGTTCGATTATCCCGAGAAGGACCGGGTGGAAGCGCTGAAGGGGGACATCCGCGATACAGCGATGGTGGCCAAGGCGACGGAAGGGGTCCAGTGGGTGGTGCATACGGCGGCGGCCTTGCCGCTCTATTCGGAGCAGGACATCTTCACTACGGACGTGGACGGCACCCGCAACCTGCTGGCAGCGGCCGAGAAGAACGGGGTGACGCGGTTTGTCATGATTTCCAGCACGGCCGTCTATGGAATTCCAGACCACCATCCGCTGGTGGAAAACGACCAAATGATCGGGGTGGGCCCCTATGGACGCGCGAAGATCGCGGCGGAAGGGGAATGCATGAAGGCCCGGACCCGCGGTTTGTGCGTGCCTATCATCCGGCCCAAGTCTTTCATCGGCCCGGAACGGCTGGGCGTGTTTGCGCTGTTCTACGACTGGGCCTTCACGGGCCATGGATTCCCGATGATCGGCAACGGCAAGAACCGGTACCAGTTGCTGGATGTGGAAGACTTGTGCGATGCAATCTGGCTGACGATGAAGCTGGATGCAACCGCCGTGAACGACACATTTAATATCGGTGCGAAGATCTTCACGACGATGCGCGAGGATTACCAGGCGGTGCTGGACGCCGCCGGCCATGGGAAGAAGATCCGAGGGTTCCCGGCGGGACCGATGATCTGGACGTTGCGCTTCTTGGAACTGCTGAGGCTGTCGCCGCTGTACAAGTGGGTCTATGAAACGGCCAGCAAGGATTCATTTGTCAGTATCGAAAAGGCGGAGAAGATCCTGGGATACCAGCCCCGGTACTCGAACAAGGACGCGCTGGTGCGCAACTACCGCTGGTACGTGGAGCATGTGGACCAGTTCCGGAACGCCAGCGGCGTGTCGCATCGCGTGCCGTGGAGCCAGGGCATCCTGAGGCTCGCAAAGGGCTTCTTCTGA
- a CDS encoding TldE/PmbA family protein, translating to MQNLFISIADHAVSLLKGDEVINLSFEGEDSDFVRFNHNGIRQPGSVRSCDVGIDLIRGQTHAQIQVALTGIAEADQARVKASIEELRARLDHIPEDPHLLYATNVNSTERKGEDQLPDRDQAIGAILRGGAGKDLVGIYAQGPIYRGFANNLGQRNWFESRSFNFDYSLYLRDDKAVKSAYAGFKWDDAEFNRKLAEAGDQLELLNQEAKTIPRGKYRAYFSPAAINEIAGTLSWMGFGLKNHRSKISSLIKMTEGDETVNPAVTMSENTAEGIAPNFDGKGFIKPDKVVMIDGGKFRDALVSPRTAKEYGEETNAAEGEEWPLSFDMAGGDLRQDEILQKLGTGAYINNLHYLNYSDRAACRITGMTRFATFWVENGRIVAPLNVMRFDESFYRMFGENLIALTKDREMILSNMTYGGRQVSSARLPGALVEAFAFTL from the coding sequence ATGCAGAATCTGTTCATCAGTATAGCTGACCACGCCGTCTCGCTCTTGAAGGGCGATGAGGTCATCAACCTCAGTTTCGAGGGAGAAGACTCGGACTTCGTTCGATTCAACCACAACGGCATTCGCCAGCCGGGATCGGTGCGATCGTGCGACGTGGGGATTGATCTGATCCGCGGGCAAACCCACGCGCAGATACAGGTCGCGCTAACCGGGATCGCGGAAGCAGACCAGGCGCGCGTCAAGGCCTCGATCGAGGAGTTGCGCGCCAGGCTCGACCACATCCCCGAGGATCCCCACCTGCTCTATGCCACAAACGTCAACTCCACCGAGCGGAAGGGGGAGGATCAACTCCCCGATCGCGACCAGGCCATCGGCGCGATCCTGAGGGGCGGCGCGGGCAAGGATCTGGTGGGAATCTATGCGCAGGGCCCCATCTACCGCGGGTTCGCCAACAACCTCGGGCAGCGCAATTGGTTCGAGTCGAGAAGCTTCAACTTCGACTACTCGCTCTACCTGCGCGATGACAAGGCGGTTAAGTCGGCCTACGCGGGCTTTAAGTGGGATGATGCCGAGTTCAACCGCAAGCTGGCCGAGGCGGGCGACCAGCTCGAGCTGCTCAACCAGGAGGCCAAGACCATCCCCCGGGGCAAATACCGGGCCTACTTCTCGCCGGCTGCGATCAATGAGATTGCCGGGACATTGTCCTGGATGGGCTTTGGGCTCAAGAATCACCGGTCAAAGATCTCCAGCCTGATCAAGATGACGGAGGGGGACGAAACAGTGAACCCGGCGGTGACCATGAGCGAGAACACAGCCGAGGGGATCGCCCCCAACTTTGATGGAAAGGGATTCATCAAGCCGGACAAGGTGGTCATGATCGACGGTGGGAAATTCAGGGATGCCCTCGTCTCGCCGCGCACCGCCAAGGAATATGGCGAGGAGACCAATGCGGCCGAAGGGGAAGAGTGGCCGCTGTCGTTTGACATGGCCGGCGGCGACCTCAGGCAGGACGAGATTCTGCAGAAGCTCGGCACCGGTGCGTACATCAACAACCTTCACTACCTCAACTACTCGGACCGCGCGGCGTGCCGGATTACCGGCATGACCCGTTTCGCGACCTTCTGGGTGGAGAACGGGAGGATCGTTGCGCCGCTCAATGTGATGCGCTTCGATGAATCGTTCTACCGCATGTTCGGTGAGAACCTGATCGCTCTCACCAAGGATCGTGAGATGATTCTCAGCAACATGACCTACGGCGGGCGACAGGTGAGCAGCGCCCGACTGCCGGGGGCACTGGTGGAGGCCTTCGCCTTTACGCTTTAA
- a CDS encoding TldD/PmbA family protein, translated as MFEELKEKFRQVMPGSGFCSLRAVRESNEIVQVRQSVLQPITRYEDQGVMITVVAGGGYGYAATSDLSVNGLRAAVERAQSWAALSAGKSVVDYGKIAYPHPTGEYASPVKSPWESVPLKDKIDMVSKECARLKIDDRIADSAASLWYIKTDILYLTNGGGEVRQALERLLPTLRVTASEGAESQTRNLGAGSYALQGGMEIIDKVGFLTEGPRLAQEAIALLSAPNCPSGTMDLLLAPDQMHLQIHESIGHPLEIDRILGDERNYAGTTFVKPEYVGSFRYGSDLLNITYDPTIPDQWASFGFDDDGLKAEKLFIIEKGILKRALGGLVSQTRSGLPGVATTRADGWRRPPIDRMSNLNLEPGTSTFDEMVASVEKGIYMQTNTSWSIDDSRNKFQFGCEWGRLIENGKLTDLVRKPNYRGISGTFWNNLKMVGDQSTFRVLGVPNCGKGEPNQIMKVGHASPAALFADVEVFGGE; from the coding sequence ATGTTCGAAGAGCTCAAGGAGAAATTCCGGCAGGTGATGCCGGGGTCCGGCTTCTGCTCTCTGCGGGCAGTTCGGGAAAGCAACGAAATCGTGCAGGTGCGTCAGAGCGTCCTCCAGCCTATCACGCGATACGAGGATCAGGGCGTCATGATCACAGTGGTGGCCGGCGGTGGTTATGGGTATGCGGCCACGTCCGACCTCTCCGTAAACGGTCTACGGGCCGCCGTGGAGCGGGCACAATCATGGGCGGCGCTCTCCGCCGGGAAAAGCGTGGTCGACTATGGCAAGATTGCCTATCCGCACCCCACGGGAGAATACGCTTCGCCGGTGAAGAGCCCGTGGGAATCCGTGCCGCTCAAGGACAAGATCGACATGGTGAGCAAGGAGTGCGCACGCCTGAAGATCGATGACCGGATCGCCGACTCCGCCGCATCCCTCTGGTACATCAAGACGGATATTCTCTACCTCACGAATGGGGGGGGCGAGGTCAGGCAAGCCCTTGAACGCCTGCTTCCCACTCTCCGCGTGACGGCGAGCGAGGGGGCGGAATCGCAGACACGCAATCTCGGCGCGGGGAGCTACGCGCTCCAGGGCGGGATGGAGATCATCGACAAGGTCGGCTTCCTGACCGAGGGGCCCAGGCTGGCGCAGGAGGCGATCGCGCTTCTATCAGCGCCGAATTGCCCGAGCGGGACGATGGACCTCTTGCTCGCGCCCGACCAGATGCACCTTCAGATTCACGAATCGATCGGCCACCCGCTGGAAATCGACCGCATCCTGGGTGACGAGCGCAACTACGCGGGAACAACCTTCGTCAAGCCGGAGTATGTGGGCAGCTTCCGGTACGGCTCCGACCTACTGAACATCACATACGATCCCACGATCCCCGATCAGTGGGCTTCCTTCGGGTTCGATGACGACGGCCTCAAGGCGGAGAAGCTCTTCATCATCGAGAAGGGGATACTGAAGCGGGCGTTGGGCGGTCTCGTCTCCCAGACTCGAAGCGGCCTGCCGGGCGTGGCCACGACCCGTGCCGACGGCTGGCGACGCCCGCCGATCGACCGCATGTCAAACTTGAACCTCGAGCCGGGCACTTCCACCTTCGACGAGATGGTCGCGTCGGTGGAGAAGGGGATCTACATGCAGACCAATACCTCGTGGTCGATCGACGATTCCCGCAACAAGTTCCAGTTCGGCTGTGAGTGGGGCAGGCTCATCGAGAATGGGAAACTCACTGATCTAGTCCGCAAGCCGAACTACCGCGGGATCTCGGGGACGTTCTGGAACAACCTGAAGATGGTCGGCGATCAGTCGACCTTCCGCGTGCTGGGCGTGCCCAATTGCGGAAAAGGTGAACCGAATCAAATCATGAAAGTCGGACACGCTTCGCCGGCCGCGCTGTTTGCCGACGTCGAAGTTTTTGGTGGCGAGTAA
- a CDS encoding IS110 family transposase, translating into MSRILETCPGLGPIRIAQLLPVVVTPYRFSNKRAFWSYAGLGIIMRSSSDWARAKDGSWVRLPV; encoded by the coding sequence ATCTCCCGCATCCTGGAGACGTGTCCGGGCCTGGGGCCGATTCGCATCGCACAGCTCCTGCCGGTCGTGGTGACGCCGTATCGATTCTCGAACAAGCGTGCGTTCTGGAGCTATGCCGGTCTGGGCATCATCATGCGGAGTTCCTCGGACTGGGCGCGAGCGAAAGACGGATCTTGGGTACGCCTGCCGGTATAG
- a CDS encoding T9SS type A sorting domain-containing protein, with translation MLRYNISLLLVFALPATALGTTWIVQPNGMGNFPTIQAAVDGSINGDIIELTDGYFTGPGNRDVYIYQKTLTIRSQTGDPNTTEIHPEGDESNYHRAFYFENLSSDFCLEGIGITSGFHDDGGAIYCLNANPTITNCVFGANFAWDDGGGAYLANSNPNFINCRFIFNEADYGAGICCWDSHATFTDCEFWRNSALLSGGGLCGRSYSNITLENCIFDENKVVQSGGGIYCREASSISATATTFEYNEAAAGGGVYGHTARFNLGECEIRHNSAASGAGLFISDPDSFAVLACTFHANSGNWGGGIFLTNSGTSNSIEDCEFTENHAITGGGLYFTDYSSPSITGCTFMRNWAGDHGGGGYFQYESNCIMGSCTFFENTASDGACLALAMESYPVVVSSIFSFGIIGEAVYCFAQPGNPAFYCCDVYGNEGGDYVGCIAGYNNELGNFSADPQFCDAPIDDLTLSIDSPCLPGNHPNGSNCGRIGAHDLGCDPAAINSGFVAGKGFILSAQPNPFSSTTHLTWATPESGAARLSIFDIAGRRINQFEFLGSIGTMIWDGTDSRGAPAAPGTYLLQLEAGTTRGTKRITVLR, from the coding sequence ATGCTACGCTACAACATCTCTCTGCTCTTGGTGTTTGCGCTACCCGCAACCGCTTTGGGAACGACCTGGATCGTCCAGCCCAACGGGATGGGAAATTTCCCAACTATTCAAGCGGCGGTCGATGGTTCGATTAACGGTGATATTATCGAACTAACCGACGGATATTTTACCGGACCCGGCAACCGGGACGTTTACATCTATCAAAAGACATTAACAATTCGGTCGCAGACCGGCGATCCCAATACCACGGAAATCCATCCTGAAGGAGACGAATCCAATTATCACAGAGCCTTTTATTTTGAAAATCTTTCCTCCGATTTTTGCCTTGAAGGAATCGGAATAACCAGCGGGTTTCATGACGACGGCGGCGCCATCTATTGCCTCAATGCTAATCCGACAATCACAAATTGCGTCTTTGGCGCCAATTTCGCCTGGGATGATGGAGGAGGAGCATATCTTGCGAATTCAAATCCGAATTTCATAAATTGCAGATTTATTTTCAACGAAGCCGATTATGGCGCCGGGATTTGCTGCTGGGACAGCCACGCAACCTTCACCGATTGCGAATTTTGGCGCAATTCGGCCTTGCTGAGCGGCGGCGGCCTCTGTGGCCGATCTTATTCGAATATCACTCTGGAAAACTGCATCTTTGATGAAAATAAAGTAGTCCAATCCGGCGGCGGCATATATTGTCGTGAAGCCTCCTCAATTAGCGCAACGGCAACGACTTTTGAATACAATGAAGCCGCGGCCGGGGGCGGCGTTTACGGCCACACGGCGCGCTTTAATCTGGGGGAATGCGAGATTCGGCACAATTCCGCAGCGAGCGGCGCGGGCTTGTTTATATCGGATCCTGATTCGTTCGCCGTTTTGGCCTGTACATTCCATGCCAACAGCGGGAATTGGGGCGGAGGCATTTTTCTGACAAATTCCGGCACATCAAACTCCATAGAAGACTGCGAGTTTACTGAAAATCACGCGATCACCGGCGGCGGTCTTTATTTCACCGACTACTCGTCTCCATCGATAACCGGCTGCACTTTTATGCGCAACTGGGCGGGCGATCACGGGGGAGGCGGGTACTTCCAATATGAATCAAATTGCATTATGGGATCTTGTACATTTTTCGAAAACACGGCGTCGGACGGAGCCTGCCTCGCGCTCGCAATGGAATCTTATCCAGTGGTCGTTTCATCCATATTTTCTTTTGGCATTATCGGCGAGGCTGTTTATTGCTTTGCGCAACCCGGCAATCCGGCCTTCTATTGCTGTGATGTCTACGGCAATGAAGGCGGCGACTATGTCGGATGCATTGCCGGCTATAACAATGAACTGGGCAATTTCTCCGCCGATCCGCAATTCTGCGATGCTCCCATTGACGATTTGACATTAAGTATCGATTCCCCGTGCCTGCCGGGCAATCATCCGAATGGAAGCAACTGTGGTCGCATTGGCGCTCATGACCTGGGCTGCGATCCGGCGGCAATCAATTCGGGATTTGTCGCCGGCAAGGGATTCATCCTCTCCGCCCAGCCGAACCCGTTTTCATCGACGACGCATTTGACATGGGCAACTCCTGAAAGTGGAGCGGCGCGCCTCTCGATCTTTGATATCGCCGGACGGCGCATCAATCAATTCGAGTTCCTCGGATCGATAGGGACGATGATTTGGGATGGGACTGATTCGCGCGGCGCGCCGGCCGCCCCAGGAACTTATCTGTTACAATTGGAAGCGGGAACCACTAGGGGCACAAAGAGAATCACAGTTCTGCGTTAG